The nucleotide sequence CCGACAACGGACCGCTGACCCTGTTGAGGGCCGCGGGTAGCGCCTTGGCCTTGCCGTCGTCGTGGCACCACCGTCGGGTGGCGGCGTTGGGGACCACGCGGTGCCGCAGCGGCCACGACATCCCGAACAGGTTGGTCTCGATGGTGTTGTCGGCGTGCAGGATTCGTCGTTGGTATTCGCGGTTGGCGTTGGCTTCGTGCGTCATGAGGAATCGCGTTCCGGCGATCACACCGCTGGCCCCGGCCGTCAGGGCGGCGCGGGTGTCGGCACCGGTGGCGATTCCGCCGGCCAAAAACACCGGGCGGTTGCCGGCCGCGGCCAACGCCTGCGGCAGGAAGTCCAGGGCCGGCACGGTTCCGACGAGGTGGCCGCCGGCTTCCCGCCCCTGTGCGATCAAGCCATCGGCACCAAAGGCGACGGCCTTGCGCGCCTGCGCTTGGGTGCCGACCATCAGGAACACGAATATGCCGGCATCGCGCAGATGCTCGACGAGCCGGCGATTCTCCCCGAACGCCAGCACCACGACGTCGACGCGGGCGTCGATGCACACCGCGACGTGGCGGCGAGTCACGAAGGGCAGCAACAGGTTTACCGCGACCGCGCGGCCTGGGGCCCCCGCACGCATCTGGCCGATCGCCTCGCGCAGCTGGGGAGGCGTGACCAGACCGAGGGTGCCGAGTCCACCGGCGCCGGCCACCGCGGCCGCCAGCGCGGCGCCGGCGAGTCCGCCGCCCATCCCCGCCTGGCCCACCGGTACATCGAGCCGGAGCCGATCTGCGATGTCCACGTCGTCGCGCGGTCTAGCCGCAGATCGCACCGCCCGACGCTGAGCCGACCAGTTTGACGTATTTGGCCAGCACGCCGGTCTTGTAGCGCGGCGGGGGAGGCGTGAAATCCTTGCGGCGGGCGTCGAATTCGTCGGCATCGCCCAGTATGTCCAGCGTGGCGTTGGCGACGTCGAGCCGGATCCGGTCGCCGTCGCGCAGGAACGCGATCGGTCCGCCGTCGACCGCCTCCGGGGCGATGTGCCCGACGCACAGCCCGGTGGTGCCGCCGGAGAACCGGCCGTCGGTCAGCAGCAACACGTCCTTGCCCAGTCCCGCGCCCTTGATCGCACCGGTGATGGCGAGCATCTCGCGCATCCCGGGCCCGCCCTTGGGCCCCTCGTAGCGGATCACCACGGCGTCACCGTGGGTGATGGTGCCGTCCTCGAGGGCGTTCAG is from Mycobacterium conspicuum and encodes:
- a CDS encoding NAD(P)H-dependent flavin oxidoreductase produces the protein MDIADRLRLDVPVGQAGMGGGLAGAALAAAVAGAGGLGTLGLVTPPQLREAIGQMRAGAPGRAVAVNLLLPFVTRRHVAVCIDARVDVVVLAFGENRRLVEHLRDAGIFVFLMVGTQAQARKAVAFGADGLIAQGREAGGHLVGTVPALDFLPQALAAAGNRPVFLAGGIATGADTRAALTAGASGVIAGTRFLMTHEANANREYQRRILHADNTIETNLFGMSWPLRHRVVPNAATRRWCHDDGKAKALPAALNRVSGPLSVLGYLDAGALLRLQSPARPIFTPLAPVAEMPDAWVDRAALYAGETARRISEITSAARAVDDLSPS